CTGCCCTGACTCCTGGTCGGTGCGCACCCGAAAAGAGGGATCTTCCTGGGCCAACTTGCCCAAAGCGATACCCATTTTTTCCTGGTCGCTCTTGGTCTTGGGTTCTACGGCAACGTGAATGACCGGTTCCGGAAACTCCATCTGTTCCAGAATGATGGTCTTGTCCATATCGCAAAGGGTGTCGCCGGTATAAGCCGTCTTCAAACCTACCGCCGCGGCGATGTCCCCTGCCAGAACCTCTTTGATTTCTTGCCGCTCATTGGCGTGCATCTGCAAGATACGTCCAATACGCTCGCGCTGACCACGACCGGGGTTGTAGACCGTTGAACCAGCATTCAATACGCCAGAGTAGACGCGGAAAAAGGTGAGCTGACCGACAAAAGGATCCGTCATGATCTTGAATGCCAGGGCAGAAAACGGCTCACTGTCACTAGCAGCACGGCTCATTTCGGCACCGGTATCGGGATCCGAGCCCTTCACCGGCGGAATGTCCACCGGTGAGGGCATATAATCCAAAACAGCGTCCAGCATTGCCTGCACGCCCTTATTCTTGAACGCGCTGCCACACAATACCGGGACCAATTCACTGCCAATCGTGGCCTTGCGGAGAGCGACCTTCAGTTCCTCGACGGAGATCTCCTCTCCTTCCAGGTACTTCATCATCAGCTCTTCATCGGTGTCACAGATCGCCTCGACCATCGTATGGTGGGCAGCCTGCGCCGCTTCCTGGAGCTCTGCCGGAATTTCTTCCTCGACAAAGGTCGTACCTTGCGTCGCGTCATCCCAGTTGATCGCCTTCATCTTCATCAGGTCGATCACCCCACGGAAACGCTCCTCCTCGCCGATTGGCAACTGAATCGCTATGGCATTGCCCTTGAGCTTGCTGCGAATCTGCTCTACCACGCGCTGAAAGTTGGCGCCTTGACGATCCATCTTGTTGACGAAGGCCATGCGCGGCACGCCGTACTTATTTGCTTGGCGCCACACGGTTTCGGACTGCGGTTGCACGCCACCTACGGCACAAAAAACCGCTACCGCACCATCCAACACCCGCAGCGAACGTTCCACCTCGATCGTGAAATCGACGTGCCCGGGGGTATCGATGATGTTGATGCGGTGCTCGGCACGCTTGGCATCCATACCCTTCCAGAAGCAAGTCGTAGCCGCAGAGGTGATGGTGATCCCGCGCTCCTGTTCCTGCGCCATCCAGTCCATGACCGCAGTACCCTCGTGTACCTCACCAATCTTGTGGGAGACACCCGTGTAAAACAGGATACGCTCGGTGGTAGTGGTTTTGCCGGCATCGATGTGGGCCATGATGCCAATGTTGCGATATCGCTCAATAGGGGTTGTGCGCGCCACGAATTCGTCCTTGCAGTTGCCGTGCGAAAAGAGTTACCAGCGAAAATGCGAGAAGGCCTTATTGGCCTCGGCCATACGATGCGTTTCCTCACGCTTGCGCACTGCATTGCCACGGTTTTCCGCCGCCTCAAGAATCTCGGCCGCCAGACGGTTGCCCATGGATTTCTCATTACGCTTGCGCGCCGAATCACGCAGCCAGCGCATGGCCAACGCCATCCGTCGGTCGGAGCGAATTTCGACCGGCACCTGATAGGTGGCACCGCCGACGCGGCGACTTTTTACCTCGACCACCGGGCGGACATTGTCCAGCGCCTTGCGGAAGATCTCCATGGCATCAGCCTTGCTCTTTTCTGCCACGATATCCAGGGCACCATAGACAATTTTTTCTGCGACGCTCTTTTTCCCGTCCCGCATCAGCACATTGGCAAATTTGGCTAGCACCTCTTCCTTGTACTTGGGATCTGGCAGAACTATCCGTTTGGGCACTTCTCTACGTCTTGGCATCGATGCAACTCCTTAGAATCGGTAACCCTTACTTGGGCCGCTTGGCGCCGTACTTCGAACGCCGCTGCTTGCGATTCTTGACGCCAGCGGTATCGAGCGTGCCGCGAATGATGTGATAACGCACACCGGGAAGATCTTTCACACGACCGCCGCGAATCAGGACGACCGAGTGTTCCTGCAGGTTATGCCCTTCGCCAGGAATGTAACTGCTGACTTCGTAGCCATTCGTCAACCGCACACGAGCGACCTTACGCAACGCAGAGTTTGGCTTCTTTGGCGTCGTGGTATACACGCGGGTACAGACCCCCCGCTTCTGCGGATTCGCCTCAAGGGCCGGTACCTTGCTTTTGGCAACCGGTGCCTTGCGCGGCTTACGGACCAACTGGTTCAGTGTGGGCATAACTTCTCCAAAAACGAAGGGCGGCACGCCAGCTGCCGCCAATGAGAGCGCGCATTTTATGGATGCGCGCCAGAACTGTCAAGAAAGATCAGAGGGCTGCGTTGGCCTCACTCTGCACTAACGCTCTCCGCTTCCGCCGTTACCTCGACGTCGGTCAGGCTTTCACCACGATTACGCCGCCGCCGATGCTCGTGATAGGCAAGCCCGGTTCCCGCTGGCACCAAACGTCCAACAATGACGTTTTCCTTGAGCCCGCGCAGATCATCGACCCGGCCGGAGACGGCTGCCTCCGTCAAGACCCGCGTCGTCTCCTGGAAACTGGCGGCAGAAATGAAGGACTCGGTAGACAGACTCGCCTTCGTGATCCCGAGCAGCATGGGAGTGAAACGTGCAGGCTCTTTACCAGCGGCTTCGAGCACGGCATTTTCCTCTTCCACCCGGGCCCGGTCGACCTGGTCCCCCGTGATGAAGCTACTGTCACCAGCATGGTTGATTTCGACCTTGCGCAACATCTGCCGCAGGATGACTTCGATATGCTTGTCGTTGATGCGCACGCCTTGCAAACGATAGACGTCCTGCACTTCGTCAACGATGTAGTTGGCCAAGGCCTGCACCCCAAGGACGCGCAGAATGTCATGAGGCACTGGCTGCCCTTCCACCAGAGGTTCACCGGGGCTAACCCGCTCCCCTTCGTACACGGTCACGTGCCGGCCCTTGGGAATCAGATACTCGTGCGTCTCCCCATTTTCGTCGGTGACCAATAGACGCTGCTTACCCTTGGTGTCTTTGCCAAAGCCGACAATGCCGTGATGTTCCGCTATGATGGCATAGTCCTTCGGACGCCGCGCCTCGAACAGTTCGGCAACACGGGGTAGACCACCAGTAATGTCGCGGGTCTTACTGGTACCCACGGGCAGACGCGCGAGGGTATCGCCAGGCTGCACCTGCGCCCCGTCCTGTACCGCGATAATTGCCCGCGGGGGAAGGTAATAGCGCGCCGGGAGGTCGGTACCCGGCAACTTGAGGTCCTTACCCTTGGCGTCCTGCAACAGAACGACGGGACGCAGGTCGCGGCCGCTGGCGGGACGCTGCTTCGGATCAATGACCGCCTGAGTGCTGAGACCCGTGATTTCATCACTCTGGGAGATAACGCTCTGCCCTTCAATCGCGTCCTGCAGGGAGACCGAACCGGCGATTTCACTGACGATGGGTCGGGTGTGCGGATCCCACTCGGCAATCCGCTTGCCTGGATTCACCGCCTCGCCATCCTGCACCAATATCGTCGCGCCGTAGGGCACCTTGTAACGCTCCTTCTCGCGCCCCTGCTCGTCGGTAACCGCGATTTCGCCGTTACGCCCAACCACCACGTGACGTCCACTCGGATGTTCGACCGAGCGAAGATTGCTATGGAAACGGATCAGGCCCCCTTGCTTGATGTCAATGCTGCTCTGCGCCGCTGCTCGGCTAGCCGCACCACCAATATGGAAGGTACGCATGGTGAGCTGGGTTCCCGGCTCGCCAATAGACTGGGCGGCAATTACACCGACTGCCTCGCCCGCGTTGACCAGGTGGCCCCGGGCCAGATCACGACCATAGCAAAGGGCACAGACCCCATGGCGCGACTTACAGGTCAGAGGGGAGCGGACTTTGAGCGCATCGACACCGAGGTCATCCAACTGACCGAGCAACTGCTCGGTGAGCAGGGTGTTCCGTGCAATGGCCACCTCACCCGTATTCGGATGCAAAATATCTTCCGCGGTTACCCGGCCCAGCACACGCTCGCGCAGCGGTTCGACGACCTCGCCACCCTCGACCAGCGCCATCATGGGCAGTCCGTCTTCCGTGCCGCAGTCGTGTTCGACGACCACCAGATCCTGGGTGACGTCGACCAGACGTCGGGTCAGATACCCGGAATTCGCCGTTTTCAACGCCGTATCGGCAAGGCCCTTACGCGCACCGTGGGTGGAGATAAAGTACTGGAGAACATTCAGCCCCTCGCGGAAATTCGCGGTAATGGGCGTTTCGATGATGGAGCCATCGGGCTTGGCCATCAGTCCGCGCATACCGGCAAGCTGACGCAACTGGGCGGCGGAGCCACGGGCCCCGGAGTCGGCCATCATATAAATCGAGTTGAAGGAGACTTGCTCGGTTTCCTTGCCGTCCGCGAGGGTGACCTTCTCCTTGCTCACGCGGTCCATCATCGCCTTGGCAACCTCATCCGTTGCCCGCGACCAGATATCGACGACCTTGTTGTAGCGTTCGCCCTCGGTGACCAAGCCGGAGGTGTACTGATCCTGAATGGTCTTCACCTCATCTTCCGACCGCGCCAGGATGGTATCCTTTTCTGGTGGCGTCACCATGTCGCCGGCGCCAAAGGAAATGCCAGCCCGGGTCGCCATGCGATAGCCGGTATACATCAACTGGTCGGCAAACACGACCGTGTCCTTCACTCCCAAGGTGCGGTAACAGGTGTTAATCAGCTCGGCAATGGCCTTCTTCTTGAGCACGCGATCGATCACCGAGAAGGGGAGCCCCTCGGGCAGAATATCGCTCAAAAGCGCGCGCCCCACGGTAGTCTCCACGCGTTCACCGCGGAAGCGCATGGTGACGCGGGCGTGCAGGCCGACCTCTCCGTTGTCATAGGCGCGGCGCGCCTCGGCGCTATCCGCGAAACGCATACCCTGGCCCTTCGCATCCAGCCGCTCCTGCGTCATGTAGTACAGGCCCAGCACGATGTCCTGGGAGGGGACGATAATCGGCTCACCGTTCGCTGGACTGAGGATGTTGTTGGTAGACATCATCAGGGTGCGCGCCTCGAGCTGTGCCTCCAGGGAAAGAGGCACATGCACCGCCATCTGATCACCGTCGAAGTCGGCGTTGTACGCTGCGCAAACCAGCGGGTGCAGCTGGATGGCCTTGCCCTCGATCAGCACCGGCTCAAAGGCCTGAATACCCAAACGGTGCAAGGTCGGGGCACGGTTGAGCATCACGGGGTGCTCGCGAATGACCTCTTCGAGGATATCCCAGACCTCGGGCTTTTCCGATTCCACCAGACGCTTGGCTGCCTTGATCGTGGTCGCCAGCCCGCGCTCCTCTAACTTGTTGAAGATGTAGGGTTTGAACAGCTCCAGGGCCATTTTTTTCGGCAGCCCGCACTGATGCAGACGCAATTCTGGTCCGACGACAATCACCGAGCGACCGGAATAATCGACGCGCTTGCCGAGAAGATTTTGCCGGAAACGACCCTGTTTCCCCTTGATCATATCCGCAAGAGACTTGAGCGGACGTTTGTTCGGCCCGGCGATGGCGCGTCCACGGCGACCATTGTCGAGCAGGGCATCCACCGCTTCCTGCAACATGCGCTTTTCGTTGCGCACGATGATGTCCGGCGCCTTGAGCTCCAACAAACGCTTGAGGCGATTGTTGCGATTGATGACGCGGCGATAGAGATCGTTCAAATCGGAGGTCGCAAAGCGTCCCCCATCCAGCGGCACCAGAGGACGCAGATCGGGTGGCAGAACGGGCAGGACTTCCAGAATCATCCACTCCGGACGATTCCCGGAGCTCACGAATGACTCGAGAATTTTCAGGCGCTTCGCCAGCTTTTTTGTCTTGGTATCAGAGTTGCTGGCCAGAAGCTCCTCGCGAATCTGCTCGATTTCGCTTTCCAGGGGAATACCCTTGAGCAACTCACGGATACCCTCGGCGCCCATCATGGCCTGGAACTGATCGCCATAGGCCTCCAGGGCATCGAGATACTGGTCTTCGCTGAGAATCTGGCCGCGCTGCAGGTCCGCGACCCCGAGGTCGACATCGGTGACGACATAGGCCTCGAAGTACAGAACCCGCTCAATGTCGCGCAGCGGCATATCCAGAATCATACCCATCCGGCTGGGCAGAGATTTGAGGAACCAGATATGCGCCACCGGGCTGGCCAGTTCGATATGTCCCATCCGCTCGCGTCGCACCCGCGCCTGGGTCACCTCGACGCCACACTTCTCACAGACTACGCCGCGGTGCTTGAGCCGCTTGTACTTACCGCAAAGGCACTCGTAGTCCTTGATTGGACCAAAGATCTTGGCGCAGAACAGCCCTTCGCGCTCGGGTTTGAAGGTGCGATAGTTGATGGTTTCGGGTTTTTTGACTTCGCCGAAGGACCATGAGCGGATCTTGTCCGGTGAGGCAATGCCGATGCGAATGGCATCGAACTCTTCCTGCCGATCATTCTGCTTGAAAAGCTTGAGGAGATTATTCAAGTGACTCTTCCTTATCCGAAGCCTGCGGATATCTTAGACGGACTGTTCCAGCTCGATGTCGATGGACAGGGAGCGCAGCTCCTTCAACAGCACGTTGAAGGATTCCGGCATCCCCGCATCCATGCGGAAATCGCCTTTGACGATGGACTCATACATTTTAC
The window above is part of the Acidithiobacillus acidisediminis genome. Proteins encoded here:
- the fusA gene encoding elongation factor G, whose protein sequence is MARTTPIERYRNIGIMAHIDAGKTTTTERILFYTGVSHKIGEVHEGTAVMDWMAQEQERGITITSAATTCFWKGMDAKRAEHRINIIDTPGHVDFTIEVERSLRVLDGAVAVFCAVGGVQPQSETVWRQANKYGVPRMAFVNKMDRQGANFQRVVEQIRSKLKGNAIAIQLPIGEEERFRGVIDLMKMKAINWDDATQGTTFVEEEIPAELQEAAQAAHHTMVEAICDTDEELMMKYLEGEEISVEELKVALRKATIGSELVPVLCGSAFKNKGVQAMLDAVLDYMPSPVDIPPVKGSDPDTGAEMSRAASDSEPFSALAFKIMTDPFVGQLTFFRVYSGVLNAGSTVYNPGRGQRERIGRILQMHANERQEIKEVLAGDIAAAVGLKTAYTGDTLCDMDKTIILEQMEFPEPVIHVAVEPKTKSDQEKMGIALGKLAQEDPSFRVRTDQESGQTIISGMGELHLEIIVDRMKREFNVEATVGAPQVAYRETIRKSVESEGKFVRQSGGRGQYGHVWLRLEPLEPGSGFQFENAVVGGVVPKEYIGPTEKGVQEALEGGIVAGFPVVDVKVTIFDGSYHDVDSSEAAFKIAGSMGFKAGAAKANPVLLEPIFAVEVVTPEEYMGDIIGDINSRRGVMQGMDDEAGAKVIKAEVPLAEMFGYATTVRSLSQGRATYSMQFEKYMEVPGHVAEAIVKKSQR
- the rpsL gene encoding 30S ribosomal protein S12, translating into MPTLNQLVRKPRKAPVAKSKVPALEANPQKRGVCTRVYTTTPKKPNSALRKVARVRLTNGYEVSSYIPGEGHNLQEHSVVLIRGGRVKDLPGVRYHIIRGTLDTAGVKNRKQRRSKYGAKRPK
- the rpoC gene encoding DNA-directed RNA polymerase subunit beta'; amino-acid sequence: MNNLLKLFKQNDRQEEFDAIRIGIASPDKIRSWSFGEVKKPETINYRTFKPEREGLFCAKIFGPIKDYECLCGKYKRLKHRGVVCEKCGVEVTQARVRRERMGHIELASPVAHIWFLKSLPSRMGMILDMPLRDIERVLYFEAYVVTDVDLGVADLQRGQILSEDQYLDALEAYGDQFQAMMGAEGIRELLKGIPLESEIEQIREELLASNSDTKTKKLAKRLKILESFVSSGNRPEWMILEVLPVLPPDLRPLVPLDGGRFATSDLNDLYRRVINRNNRLKRLLELKAPDIIVRNEKRMLQEAVDALLDNGRRGRAIAGPNKRPLKSLADMIKGKQGRFRQNLLGKRVDYSGRSVIVVGPELRLHQCGLPKKMALELFKPYIFNKLEERGLATTIKAAKRLVESEKPEVWDILEEVIREHPVMLNRAPTLHRLGIQAFEPVLIEGKAIQLHPLVCAAYNADFDGDQMAVHVPLSLEAQLEARTLMMSTNNILSPANGEPIIVPSQDIVLGLYYMTQERLDAKGQGMRFADSAEARRAYDNGEVGLHARVTMRFRGERVETTVGRALLSDILPEGLPFSVIDRVLKKKAIAELINTCYRTLGVKDTVVFADQLMYTGYRMATRAGISFGAGDMVTPPEKDTILARSEDEVKTIQDQYTSGLVTEGERYNKVVDIWSRATDEVAKAMMDRVSKEKVTLADGKETEQVSFNSIYMMADSGARGSAAQLRQLAGMRGLMAKPDGSIIETPITANFREGLNVLQYFISTHGARKGLADTALKTANSGYLTRRLVDVTQDLVVVEHDCGTEDGLPMMALVEGGEVVEPLRERVLGRVTAEDILHPNTGEVAIARNTLLTEQLLGQLDDLGVDALKVRSPLTCKSRHGVCALCYGRDLARGHLVNAGEAVGVIAAQSIGEPGTQLTMRTFHIGGAASRAAAQSSIDIKQGGLIRFHSNLRSVEHPSGRHVVVGRNGEIAVTDEQGREKERYKVPYGATILVQDGEAVNPGKRIAEWDPHTRPIVSEIAGSVSLQDAIEGQSVISQSDEITGLSTQAVIDPKQRPASGRDLRPVVLLQDAKGKDLKLPGTDLPARYYLPPRAIIAVQDGAQVQPGDTLARLPVGTSKTRDITGGLPRVAELFEARRPKDYAIIAEHHGIVGFGKDTKGKQRLLVTDENGETHEYLIPKGRHVTVYEGERVSPGEPLVEGQPVPHDILRVLGVQALANYIVDEVQDVYRLQGVRINDKHIEVILRQMLRKVEINHAGDSSFITGDQVDRARVEEENAVLEAAGKEPARFTPMLLGITKASLSTESFISAASFQETTRVLTEAAVSGRVDDLRGLKENVIVGRLVPAGTGLAYHEHRRRRNRGESLTDVEVTAEAESVSAE
- the rpsG gene encoding 30S ribosomal protein S7 yields the protein MPRRREVPKRIVLPDPKYKEEVLAKFANVLMRDGKKSVAEKIVYGALDIVAEKSKADAMEIFRKALDNVRPVVEVKSRRVGGATYQVPVEIRSDRRMALAMRWLRDSARKRNEKSMGNRLAAEILEAAENRGNAVRKREETHRMAEANKAFSHFRW